DNA sequence from the Nicotiana tomentosiformis chromosome 3, ASM39032v3, whole genome shotgun sequence genome:
CAAAGGTACATCTAAGGACGTATTGCAAAAAGCTCGTAGGGGTTGGTAAagatgaaagaatctgcatgaagttgttcatgaggagcctcattGGAGACGCCCTATcctggtacatcagtcaaaatccaaagaagtggattaattgggtaagcatggcgtcAGATTTTATGGATCGGTTCAGATTAAACACAGAGAATGCACCAGACGTCTTCTATATCCAGAATCTTAAAAAGAAGCCGACAGAAAATttctgcgagtatgctactcggtggagatcagaggctgcaaaagtaaggccagcattggaagaagaacaaatgaacaaattctttgtctGGGCCCAGGATCTGCAATATTATGagaggttgatggttattgaaaatcataaattctccaacatcatcaaattgggagaaagaatagaagagggaATAAAAAGCGGGATGGTAACAAATTTCGAGGCACTCTACGCTACGAACAAAGCCTTGCAGTCGGGGGGTATATCTAAAAAGAAAGAAGTAGGGACTGTGATGGTAacccaaggtccgaagtctcctctcacataccaaacacctccacccacatatcagccttcacctcctagTTATCAATAACCCGCTACCGCCTACCACACTTACAACACTCAGCCAgcatattaccactcaccactagcccgccaaaactaccaaaagcCCATGCCAAATTTCGACCGTAGGCCGTCCAGACAATACACTCTTATTGCCGAACCTATTGACCAGTTGTATGAGATATTGAAAGCTGCCGGTTATGTCACTCTCATTCCCATTGTCGCCAAAGAAAATTTCTCTCAATGGGTCAATCtgaataagacatgtgcctaccaTTCGGGCATGAAGGGTCACACTATTGATGAATGCCGCACTCTGAAGGATAAGATCCAGACACTGATTGATACCAAAGTTATACAGGCAAAGGAGACTGCACCTAACATCCGCAACAATCCCCTCCCAGATCACAGGGGCAAGGGgtaaatgtgatagaaactgatgaaaaATGGGACCCGGAGGGGTCAATTGGGCTCATTCGAGAAGAGGATGATCCCAAAATGCCTCCAGTCAATCTCACGCCTTTTGTGGTATAGATACAGTCaccgattgaagttgaggtaacTGCACCGACTCCAttcgaggttgaagtaacaacgcccTCAGCCACACCAACTTCGTTTGAAGTAGAAATGACCACACCATTCACTGTAACGGTAGCACCCACACCATCCTTTAATTCCAATGTTGTGCCCTAGGACTATACTGCAGAagcgagaaggaaaggaaagggggaAATGGAAGAAACTAgtgcagcacaaggtatgaccagaacggGTAGGGTTTACATGCCCGATcatttggggggaacaagtaaagaagcccCTTCCAGGCATCCTATCATTGAAACCggcccggatgatctttggagaaaggtgcaagcaagggagtattctgtggttgatcatttgaacaaaacccctgctcagatatccattctatcactactgcagaattctgaggcacataggaacgcgttgatgaaagtgttgaatgaggcttatgtacccaacaacattaccaatggagagatggccaacatggtaggacaagtattggaaagccataagatcactttccacgaagatgaattGCCACCAGAAGGGTTAAGCCATAACAGGGCATTGCATATCACAGTACACTACGAAGACAAATTCATTGctagggtcttgatagatgggggttcaagtctcaataTCTGCCCGTTGACTACTTTGAATAGGTTAGGTAAAGGTTTGCATGAGATATGAGCAGGAACTATGAACGTAAAAGCgttcgatgggtctcaaagggccacaatcggAGAAACCAACCTCTTCTTACAAATGggtccaacttggtttgatgttgaattccaAGTGTTCGACATATCCACCTCATACAATCTGCTATTAGGACGACCTTAGATACACGTCGCTGGGGCTGTAGcgtctactctacatcaggctatgaagttcgaatggaatcatcaggaggtgatcattcatgtaCACGGGAGTAACCCTATTTACACCAACCAGACTGTCTCGGTTATGGAGAGTAGGAGGAAGTTAGGGGGAGAGACTTACCATCGCATTGAGCATGTTAACGCGATCGAGAAGGACAAATGGTAGAGTAGCAAAATAGAAAgaatattggcatggacagggtatgaaccaggaaagggtctcggcaagaatctccaagggatcaccaaattAATACAGTTAAAATGTCACGGCACGACCTTTGGACTGGGATAtcaatacacctggcacgagtatcagaattggtcaccaccatggcgtggtccttattaccctctcgaGCAGCcgataccacatttgagccaatcCTTCCATCAGGCTGATATGATGtggggatccgaagaagataaagcACTAGCTGGTTTAAGGAATCTATCCTTGGAAGATGAAGATATGGACTGCAGtgtaatagttgaggaggaggaagaagaaggcaTCGTCATCCAGACAgtggagaagggagttgttctcaggaactggactgccacaccatcaagggcccgccGAGTTCGGGGGTAGCCTGGTTGctagtgtcatttattttgaaaacaattcttatgagcatttttaaaacattttcagtatttttttttttgaaacattTGTTTGAATCATTGAAAATCGCTTTTATTTGACATCTTGATAATTATCAATGgtttgttattttattatttattactattctctacaTTTTTCTCTCTACAGTATTACTATTTCTTATCGTGATGAACCaacaactgtgacatgtaatgagacaacacaacataaggatagtgactcgaaagaaataaaagaagagtatataatacctaaggaaattgttagagaagttgaagattttgagaacaagcctaagtccaacctGGACAAAACTGAGATAGTCAACTTGGGAGATtccgaaacagtcaaagaaactcgcataagcattcacctatcaccatcagagaaagaagaatacactcgtTTCCTGAAAGAATATGAAAACATTTTcgcatggtcttatgatgatatggcTGGTTTGAGcatgtccatagtggctcataaactacccacCAACCTAATGTGTCCgccagtaaagcagaagctcataaagttcaagccagatatgagtctaaaaataaaagaagaagtcaccaagcatatcaaagctaaggttctcagagtggttgaatatccaacttggttagctaacatcgtgccagttcaGAAAAAGGATGGGAAATTtagagtatgcgtcgattatcgggacctaaatagagcaagtcccaaagatgattttccgttacctaacatacacatactgatcgacaactgcgccaaacatgaactccaatcctttgtggattgctttgcGGGATATCATCATATctagatggatgaagaggatgccgaaaagacagcttttATTACATTGTGaggggtgtactgctataaaatgatgttgtttggtctgaagaatgctggggccacttatatgagggccatgtcaactatttttcacgacatgatacacaaggagatagaggtatatgtgaatgacatcatcatcaaatccaagaagagtacagatcacatagcacacttgaggaaattctttgatcgactttggatgtacaatttgaaattgaatcccgcaaaatgtgccttcggggtccccgcaggaaagttattaggattcatcgtcagtcaccgaggaattgagctagacccatcaaaggtcaaggctatctaggatctgccacctccaaagaacaagaaagacgtgattagcttcttgggacgtcttaattacatcagccgcttcacagcacaatcaaccgtgatctgtgagctgattttcaaaatgttaaagaacgatgccgaaaccaattggactgaagactgccagaaagcttttgacagaatcaaagaatatttgtccacaccgccagtcctggtcccgccagaacctggtagatcactgctactctatctctccgtgttagatggggctttcggttgtgtcttgggacaacatgatgataTGGGAAGGAAAGAACAttccatatactatctgagtaagaagttcacaccctatgaagcatgg
Encoded proteins:
- the LOC138908161 gene encoding uncharacterized protein gives rise to the protein MAEELKKLTSRVQGFEDGKGIEDLNYEDLCIQSDVELPEGYKPPKFEMFDGTGDPKVHLRTYCKKLVGVGKDERICMKLFMRSLIGDALSWYISQNPKKWINWVSMASDFMDRFRLNTENAPDVFYIQNLKKKPTENFCEYATRWRSEAAKVRPALEEEQMNKFFVWAQDLQYYERLMVIENHKFSNIIKLGERIEEGIKSGMVTNFEALYATNKALQSGGISKKKEVGTVMVTQGPKSPLTYQTPPPTYQPSPPSYQ